In Pseudomonas sp. R76, one genomic interval encodes:
- a CDS encoding M10 family metallopeptidase C-terminal domain-containing protein, which yields MNVNASSNSVIASSIPASNPVTSQGNDVLSAQNSARWQDKDNDGKIDIEVDFGDEEGEHFSGSGLTGFNAHNEAQQRGLWFQMGLMTNDVNVKFHRQGSIDSPDGKIKIGSFQQSTTQNSDVVSYTPTDSSKPVEVYFNGNEAQNPTISTPDDFNKGGNTLTRTVLYAMGVTPPTPVEEGGTHDSQGYSALSPRPEIETGQDFKGHSVARAQVKDKEKLESLYTNTNIKEQTFELHNLGADGYGATFSISSGVSGHEIIDASEDTHDQDINLKPGAHSSVRGYTGNVSITSGTVVEDVKTGSGKKRDLS from the coding sequence GTGAATGTTAATGCGTCCTCTAATAGCGTTATTGCTAGTTCCATTCCTGCTTCAAATCCGGTCACGTCGCAGGGTAATGATGTCCTTTCCGCCCAGAACTCTGCGCGCTGGCAAGATAAAGACAATGATGGGAAAATTGATATTGAAGTCGATTTCGGTGACGAAGAAGGTGAGCATTTTTCCGGTTCAGGTCTGACAGGCTTCAACGCACATAATGAGGCGCAGCAGAGAGGACTGTGGTTTCAGATGGGCCTCATGACTAATGATGTAAATGTGAAGTTTCACAGGCAGGGTTCAATAGACAGCCCTGATGGGAAAATCAAAATCGGGTCCTTTCAGCAAAGCACAACACAAAATAGTGATGTGGTGAGCTACACGCCAACGGATTCAAGTAAGCCTGTCGAGGTTTACTTTAACGGGAACGAAGCGCAGAACCCAACGATTTCAACTCCCGACGACTTTAATAAAGGCGGTAACACGCTGACTCGAACGGTGCTATACGCCATGGGTGTAACCCCTCCCACGCCAGTGGAAGAGGGCGGTACGCATGATTCCCAGGGTTACAGTGCACTCAGCCCTCGGCCAGAAATCGAAACGGGCCAGGATTTTAAGGGGCACTCTGTCGCCAGAGCGCAAGTAAAAGACAAGGAAAAGTTGGAGAGTCTCTATACAAACACGAATATTAAAGAGCAGACATTTGAGTTGCATAATTTAGGTGCTGATGGGTATGGCGCGACGTTTTCTATTTCGAGTGGAGTCAGTGGCCATGAGATCATCGACGCGAGTGAAGATACTCATGATCAAGATATCAATCTGAAGCCGGGAGCACATTCCAGTGTAAGGGGCTATACAGGTAATGTGTCTATTACTTCCGGGACGGTGGTTGAAGATGTTAAAACAGGATCGGGTAAAAAACGGGATCTATCCTAA
- the kdpB gene encoding potassium-transporting ATPase subunit KdpB, producing the protein MKNARLPLFDQRIVLTAGIDALKKLLPQAQWKNPVMFVVYLGSILTTLLWFQSLGGKGEAPSGFILSITLWLWFTVLFANFAEALAEGRSRAQAASLRGMKRQTLAKLLQQPRHGAAWLPLEASLLRKDSVVLIEAGDLVPLDGVVIEGVASVDESAITGESAPVIREAGGDFSSVTGGTRVLSDWLVVRISVNPGESFLDRMISMVESAKRQKTPNEVALTILLVGLTLLFLLVIATLSPYSIFAVAMSGSGSVISATVLVALLVCLIPTTIGGLLSAIGVAGMSRMMSANVIATSGRAVEAAGDVDVLLLDKTGTITLGNRQASSFLPAPGVKEAELADAAQLASLADETPEGRSIVVLAKQKFDIRARDINALGASFVHFTAQTRMSGVDLPEGRAIRKGAADAIRSHIEALGGSFPAALQAKVDEVSRRGSTPLVVSDGAKALGVVELKDVVKGGIKERFAELRRMGIKTVMITGDNRLTAAAIAVEAGVDDFLAEARPEDKLQLIRDYQAQGKLVAMTGDGTNDAPALAQADVAVAMNSGTQAAKEAGNMVDLDSNPTKLIEVVEVGKQMLMTRGALTTFSVANDVAKYFAIIPAAFVATYPQLGALNVMHLSSPNSAILSAVIFNALIIVALIPLALRGVTYRAIGAAALLNRNLLIYGLGGVLVPFAGIKLIDMLLSGLGLV; encoded by the coding sequence ATGAAGAATGCTCGTTTACCCCTGTTTGACCAACGCATCGTGCTGACTGCCGGCATCGACGCGCTGAAGAAACTGCTGCCCCAGGCCCAATGGAAAAACCCGGTGATGTTCGTGGTGTACCTGGGCAGCATCCTCACCACGCTGCTGTGGTTCCAATCCCTGGGCGGCAAGGGTGAAGCGCCCAGTGGTTTTATCCTCAGCATCACCTTGTGGCTGTGGTTCACCGTGCTGTTCGCCAACTTCGCCGAAGCCCTGGCCGAAGGTCGCAGCCGCGCCCAGGCCGCGAGCCTGCGCGGGATGAAACGCCAGACCCTGGCCAAGTTGCTGCAGCAGCCGCGCCACGGCGCGGCCTGGCTGCCATTGGAAGCCAGCCTGCTGCGCAAAGACAGCGTGGTGTTGATCGAAGCCGGTGACCTGGTGCCGCTGGACGGCGTGGTGATTGAAGGCGTGGCCTCGGTGGATGAAAGCGCGATCACCGGCGAGTCGGCCCCGGTGATTCGCGAGGCCGGTGGCGACTTTTCCTCGGTCACCGGTGGCACGCGGGTGCTGTCGGATTGGCTGGTGGTGCGCATCAGCGTCAACCCTGGCGAATCATTTCTGGACCGCATGATCTCGATGGTCGAATCGGCCAAGCGCCAGAAGACGCCCAACGAAGTCGCCCTGACGATTCTGCTGGTGGGCCTGACCCTGTTGTTCCTGCTGGTGATCGCCACGCTGAGCCCCTACTCGATCTTCGCCGTGGCCATGAGCGGCAGCGGCAGCGTGATCAGCGCCACGGTGCTGGTGGCGTTGCTGGTGTGCCTGATCCCCACCACCATCGGCGGCCTGCTCTCGGCCATCGGCGTGGCGGGCATGAGCCGGATGATGTCGGCGAATGTCATCGCCACCTCGGGCCGTGCGGTCGAGGCGGCGGGTGATGTCGACGTGTTGCTGCTGGACAAGACCGGCACCATCACCTTGGGCAACCGCCAGGCCAGCAGCTTTTTACCGGCACCCGGCGTGAAGGAAGCCGAGCTGGCCGACGCCGCGCAACTCGCGTCCCTGGCCGACGAAACCCCGGAAGGCCGCAGCATCGTGGTACTGGCCAAGCAGAAATTCGACATCCGCGCACGGGACATCAACGCCCTGGGCGCCAGCTTTGTGCACTTCACCGCGCAAACCCGCATGAGCGGCGTCGACCTGCCCGAAGGCCGGGCGATTCGCAAGGGCGCGGCGGATGCGATTCGCAGCCACATCGAAGCCTTGGGTGGGAGTTTTCCGGCGGCGTTGCAGGCCAAAGTCGATGAAGTGTCACGACGCGGCAGCACGCCGTTGGTGGTCAGCGACGGCGCCAAGGCGCTGGGCGTGGTCGAGCTCAAGGACGTGGTCAAGGGCGGCATCAAGGAGCGCTTCGCCGAACTGCGGCGCATGGGCATCAAGACCGTGATGATCACCGGCGACAACCGCCTCACCGCGGCCGCGATTGCGGTGGAAGCCGGCGTGGATGACTTCCTCGCCGAGGCCCGCCCGGAAGACAAGCTGCAACTGATCCGCGACTACCAGGCCCAGGGCAAGCTGGTGGCGATGACCGGCGACGGCACCAACGACGCACCGGCGCTGGCCCAGGCCGACGTGGCGGTGGCGATGAACAGCGGCACCCAGGCGGCGAAAGAGGCCGGCAACATGGTCGACCTCGATAGCAACCCGACCAAGCTGATCGAAGTGGTCGAGGTCGGCAAACAGATGCTGATGACCCGTGGCGCCCTCACCACCTTCAGCGTGGCGAATGACGTGGCGAAGTACTTCGCAATCATCCCGGCGGCGTTTGTCGCCACCTACCCGCAGCTCGGCGCGTTGAACGTGATGCACCTGAGCAGCCCCAACTCGGCGATTCTCAGCGCGGTGATTTTTAACGCGCTGATCATTGTCGCGTTGATTCCACTGGCGTTGCGCGGCGTGACGTACCGCGCCATCGGCGCGGCGGCGTTGCTCAATCGCAACCTGTTGATCTATGGCCTGGGCGGTGTGTTGGTGCCGTTTGCCGGGATCAAGCTGATCGACATGCTGCTGAGTGGGTTGGGTCTCGTGTAG
- a CDS encoding sensor histidine kinase, with protein MPALKNERPDPDALLARVQLEEQAALRGKLRIYFGSNAGVGKTCAMLAAAQREVALGRDLLAGVIETHGRAETAELLQGLEQLPRATLLHREFALSEFDLDAALRRHPAVVLVDELAHSNAPGSRHPKRWQDIEELLSAGIDVWTTLNVQHLESLNDLVSGIIGIRVRETVPDHVFDNAHEVVVIDLPPDDLLQRLKDGKVYLGPAAARASQHFFRKGNLLALRELALRRTADRVDTQMRVYRREQSIKTLWPARERLLVGIAGDTGDERLVREAARLAQKLEADWIVVHVATHQGRGARRYLTAMKTLALATEFGADTATLPGMDVAEALAACAREHNANRLVLGHHPRRAWRFWHPSVSDRISRHHPQIDQIVIAHGVLPGPTPAIKQSTPAPGRALAYLWATLACFAASAIAALLLQVFDLANVVMLFLLTVVLVALRFGRGPGVWAAMLAVLCFDFFFVQPRYSFTVNDTQYFFTFALMLGIALITGQLTARLRHEARTAAARERRATSLARLARDLSAALTVEHISEVALRTFSGVFEARVGLALPDAADGVHSVSASGLPIDDSIAQWTYDHGQAAGQGTDTLSAAKGCYLPLKAPMRVRGVLVLELAQSERLNDPQERRLLEACMSQLAIALERVHFVEVAQSTLVQMEGEKMRNTLLAAISHDLRTPLTTLIGAADTALPHAPPGPLTELLNGIHEQATSMQRLIENLLDMARMQERGVRLNRQWHSLEEIVGSALRQLREPLARHRVHTLLDPTLPLVDIDALLIERVLVNLLDNAAKYTPPGTAITVAARAVADSIVLEVSDTGPGKAPANLFEPFARGQQESSVAGIGLGLALAKRIVEAHGGRIHANPGDAGGMHFIITLPAGTPPPMEAL; from the coding sequence ATGCCCGCATTAAAAAATGAGCGCCCCGACCCCGACGCCCTGCTGGCCCGGGTACAGCTGGAAGAACAGGCCGCCTTGCGCGGCAAATTGCGTATCTACTTCGGCTCCAACGCGGGCGTCGGCAAAACCTGCGCCATGCTCGCGGCGGCGCAACGCGAAGTCGCCCTTGGCCGTGACCTGCTCGCCGGGGTGATAGAAACCCACGGCCGTGCCGAGACCGCCGAGCTGCTCCAAGGCCTGGAACAACTGCCCCGCGCCACCTTGCTGCACCGCGAGTTCGCCCTCAGCGAATTCGACCTCGACGCCGCCCTGCGCCGCCACCCCGCCGTGGTGCTGGTGGACGAGCTGGCCCATAGCAACGCGCCCGGCTCGCGCCACCCCAAACGCTGGCAAGACATCGAAGAACTGCTCAGCGCGGGCATCGACGTGTGGACCACGCTCAACGTCCAGCACCTGGAAAGCCTGAATGATCTGGTCAGCGGCATCATCGGCATTCGCGTACGCGAAACGGTGCCGGATCATGTGTTCGATAACGCCCACGAAGTGGTGGTGATCGACCTGCCACCCGACGACCTTTTGCAACGTCTCAAGGACGGCAAGGTGTACCTGGGCCCTGCGGCGGCGCGCGCCTCGCAGCACTTTTTCCGCAAGGGCAACCTGCTGGCGTTACGCGAGCTGGCGTTGCGGCGCACAGCGGATCGGGTCGATACGCAAATGCGCGTGTACCGCCGCGAACAGTCGATCAAAACCCTCTGGCCGGCTCGCGAGCGGCTGCTGGTGGGCATCGCCGGAGATACCGGTGATGAACGCCTGGTGCGTGAAGCCGCGCGGCTGGCACAAAAACTCGAAGCCGACTGGATCGTCGTGCATGTGGCCACCCACCAGGGCCGCGGCGCCAGGCGTTACCTGACGGCGATGAAGACCCTGGCGCTGGCGACTGAATTCGGCGCCGACACCGCGACGCTGCCGGGCATGGACGTGGCCGAAGCCCTGGCTGCCTGCGCCCGCGAACACAATGCCAATCGCCTGGTGCTCGGCCACCACCCGCGCCGGGCCTGGCGGTTCTGGCACCCGTCGGTGAGCGACCGGATCAGCCGGCACCATCCGCAAATCGATCAGATCGTGATCGCCCACGGCGTATTGCCTGGCCCAACGCCTGCGATCAAACAGTCGACGCCTGCACCGGGCCGAGCCCTGGCCTACCTGTGGGCCACCCTCGCCTGCTTCGCCGCCAGCGCCATCGCGGCTTTGCTGCTGCAAGTGTTCGACCTGGCCAACGTGGTCATGCTGTTTTTGCTCACGGTGGTGCTGGTAGCCCTGCGTTTTGGCCGTGGCCCCGGCGTGTGGGCGGCGATGCTTGCGGTGTTGTGTTTCGACTTCTTTTTTGTGCAGCCGCGCTACTCGTTCACCGTCAATGACACCCAGTATTTTTTCACCTTTGCGTTGATGCTTGGCATCGCCCTGATCACCGGGCAACTCACCGCACGCCTGCGCCACGAAGCGCGCACCGCCGCCGCCCGCGAACGCCGCGCGACCTCGTTGGCGCGGCTGGCCCGTGACCTGTCGGCGGCGTTGACCGTGGAGCACATCAGCGAGGTGGCCCTGCGCACCTTCAGCGGCGTGTTCGAAGCACGGGTCGGCCTGGCACTGCCGGACGCGGCCGATGGCGTGCACAGCGTCAGTGCCAGCGGGCTTCCGATTGACGACAGCATCGCGCAATGGACCTACGACCACGGCCAAGCCGCCGGCCAAGGCACCGACACGTTGTCGGCGGCCAAAGGTTGCTATTTGCCGCTCAAAGCGCCGATGCGCGTGCGCGGCGTGCTGGTGCTGGAGCTGGCGCAAAGCGAGCGCCTGAATGACCCACAGGAACGTCGCTTGCTGGAAGCCTGCATGAGCCAGCTGGCAATTGCGCTGGAGCGCGTGCACTTCGTCGAAGTGGCGCAAAGCACGCTGGTACAGATGGAAGGCGAGAAGATGCGCAACACCCTGCTCGCGGCGATTTCCCACGACTTGCGCACACCGTTGACCACCCTGATCGGCGCCGCCGACACCGCCCTGCCCCACGCGCCACCGGGGCCGTTGACCGAATTGCTCAATGGCATTCACGAACAGGCCACGTCGATGCAGCGCCTGATCGAAAACCTGCTGGACATGGCGCGCATGCAGGAACGCGGCGTGCGCCTGAACCGGCAATGGCATTCGCTGGAAGAAATCGTCGGCAGTGCGTTGCGCCAGTTGCGTGAGCCGCTGGCGAGACACCGCGTGCACACCCTGCTGGACCCGACATTGCCACTGGTGGACATCGACGCGCTGTTGATCGAGCGGGTGCTGGTCAACCTGCTGGACAACGCCGCCAAGTACACCCCGCCGGGCACCGCCATTACTGTCGCCGCACGCGCAGTGGCAGACAGCATCGTGCTGGAAGTGAGCGACACCGGCCCGGGTAAAGCGCCGGCGAACCTGTTCGAACCCTTCGCGCGCGGCCAGCAGGAGTCGTCCGTCGCCGGCATCGGCCTGGGCCTGGCGCTGGCCAAACGCATTGTCGAGGCCCATGGCGGGCGCATCCACGCCAACCCCGGCGATGCAGGCGGCATGCACTTCATCATCACGTTACCGGCGGGCACTCCGCCGCCCATGGAAGCCCTATGA
- a CDS encoding catalase family protein — MLARLWLRLGAFLGKTLLWLVGLGLLGWLIATAWFAWQHSGPVSPNEQIPPGEAAMSQGIIQTAVRIVDQHREGTRYLRDAHAKAHGCVKAEVSVMADLDPALRQGVFAEPGKTWQALVRLSNGNAYPQFDSIRDARGMALKLLDVPGKQLMADQQARTEQDFVMFSHPNFFVSDVAEYAQNIGAQADGKKVLAFFPKADPRSWQVRHLFIALATLAPAPASPTQTTYFSVSPYKFGAANAKFRVTPDPQSCPEYVLPKQNQDLPNFLRSALNQQLSTDRVPACFVLQIQRQNPQKFMPIEDTSIEWKESDAPYETVAKVRIPAQDFDTPALNLACDNQSFNPWFGLEAHRPIGGINRLRKAVYEAVSDYRHSRNL, encoded by the coding sequence ATGCTCGCTCGTCTGTGGCTGCGCCTCGGCGCGTTTCTGGGTAAGACCCTGTTGTGGCTGGTGGGCCTGGGGCTGCTGGGCTGGCTGATCGCTACCGCCTGGTTCGCTTGGCAACACAGCGGCCCGGTGTCACCGAACGAGCAAATCCCGCCCGGTGAAGCGGCCATGAGCCAGGGCATCATCCAGACGGCGGTGCGCATCGTCGACCAGCACCGCGAAGGCACGCGCTACCTGCGTGATGCCCATGCCAAGGCCCACGGCTGCGTGAAGGCCGAAGTCAGCGTAATGGCGGACCTCGACCCGGCATTGCGCCAAGGCGTATTCGCCGAGCCGGGCAAGACCTGGCAAGCGCTGGTGCGCCTGTCCAACGGCAACGCTTATCCGCAATTCGACAGCATCCGCGATGCGCGAGGCATGGCCCTCAAACTGCTGGACGTACCGGGCAAACAGCTGATGGCGGACCAGCAGGCACGCACGGAACAAGACTTCGTAATGTTCAGCCATCCGAACTTTTTTGTCAGCGATGTGGCGGAATATGCGCAGAACATCGGTGCCCAGGCCGATGGCAAGAAAGTCCTCGCGTTCTTTCCCAAGGCAGACCCGCGCAGTTGGCAGGTGCGGCACTTGTTTATCGCCCTGGCGACCCTGGCACCCGCCCCGGCCAGCCCGACGCAGACTACATACTTTTCGGTTTCGCCTTACAAGTTCGGCGCGGCGAATGCCAAGTTCCGTGTGACGCCCGACCCGCAAAGCTGCCCGGAATATGTGTTGCCCAAGCAGAACCAGGACCTGCCGAATTTTCTGCGCAGCGCGTTGAACCAGCAACTGTCGACTGATCGCGTGCCGGCGTGTTTTGTGTTGCAGATTCAGCGGCAGAACCCGCAGAAGTTCATGCCGATTGAAGACACCAGCATTGAATGGAAGGAAAGTGATGCGCCGTATGAAACCGTGGCCAAGGTGCGGATCCCTGCGCAGGATTTCGATACACCGGCGTTGAATCTGGCCTGTGATAACCAGTCGTTTAACCCCTGGTTCGGGTTGGAGGCACATCGGCCGATTGGGGGGATCAATCGGTTGCGCAAGGCGGTGTATGAGGCGGTGAGCGACTATCGGCATAGTCGAAACTTATAA
- the kdpF gene encoding K(+)-transporting ATPase subunit F, giving the protein MPKLDTRTHNLPGLFQKGSYTVLTLTFIYVASGVCAVGLFAYLGYALIRAEKF; this is encoded by the coding sequence GTGCCCAAGCTTGATACCCGAACACATAACCTCCCCGGCTTATTCCAAAAGGGGAGTTACACCGTGCTCACACTGACCTTCATCTATGTTGCCAGCGGCGTATGTGCCGTGGGGCTGTTCGCTTACTTGGGCTACGCCCTCATTCGCGCCGAAAAGTTCTAG
- the kdpA gene encoding potassium-transporting ATPase subunit KdpA, with protein sequence MLSTLLEFALVLGLMTALAVLMGKWLTRVFTGNRHALPERCTYRLLGIDPLETMGWARYGSALLLSNAAMMLLGYIVLRLQAVMPINPLGLDAQTPDLAFNTAASFITNTNWQAYSGETSLSNFSQMAVITFLMFVGATSGVVAAAGFIRGLSRSSAADIGNFWVDFTRTLYRVMLPLCVGMALVYVWQGMPQTFASQALATTLEGAQQQLIVGAVASFESIKHIGTNGGGFFSMNAAHPFENPTPLTNILHILSMLLIPSALTYTFGSMLLQRRQGWVFFGTFLVMFIGFLALVYGAEQTGNPLLTQAGANQTLSIEQSGGNMEGKELRFGIADSSLFIATTTAATTGSVNAMHDSLTPMGGFVPLAQMMLNCVFGGDGVGFINLIQYALLTVFLVGMMIGRSPEFLGKKIEAREMKLVMLSVLAHPISILGFTALAALWPGTLASLNNLGPHGFSEVLYAYTSGTANNGSAFAGLNANTPFFNTTIGLAMLIGRFFTMLPMLAVAGSLAMKKTVPAGAGTIPTATPLFMLLVVFVVLVVGGLTFLPALALGPLVEQLQLLSGQTYN encoded by the coding sequence ATGTTAAGCACTCTGCTGGAATTCGCGCTGGTCCTGGGGTTGATGACCGCGCTCGCCGTGCTGATGGGCAAGTGGCTGACCCGGGTCTTTACCGGGAACCGCCACGCCCTGCCGGAACGCTGCACGTATCGCCTGCTGGGCATCGACCCGCTGGAGACCATGGGCTGGGCCCGCTACGGTTCGGCCTTGTTGCTGTCGAACGCGGCGATGATGCTGCTCGGCTATATCGTCCTGCGCCTGCAGGCGGTGATGCCGATCAACCCGCTGGGGCTGGACGCGCAAACCCCGGACCTGGCGTTCAACACCGCCGCGTCCTTTATTACCAACACCAACTGGCAGGCGTACTCGGGTGAAACCAGCCTGTCGAACTTCAGCCAGATGGCGGTCATCACCTTTCTGATGTTTGTCGGCGCCACCTCCGGCGTGGTCGCGGCGGCGGGTTTCATTCGCGGTTTGAGCCGCTCAAGCGCGGCGGATATCGGCAACTTCTGGGTCGACTTCACCCGCACCCTTTACCGGGTGATGCTGCCCCTCTGCGTCGGCATGGCGTTGGTGTATGTGTGGCAAGGCATGCCGCAAACCTTCGCTTCCCAAGCCCTGGCGACGACGCTTGAGGGCGCGCAGCAACAGTTGATCGTTGGCGCAGTCGCCAGCTTTGAGTCGATCAAGCATATCGGCACCAACGGCGGCGGCTTTTTCAGCATGAACGCCGCCCACCCGTTCGAAAACCCGACGCCGCTGACCAACATCCTGCACATCCTCAGCATGTTGCTGATCCCGTCGGCGCTGACCTACACCTTTGGCAGCATGCTGCTGCAACGCCGCCAAGGCTGGGTGTTCTTCGGTACGTTTCTGGTGATGTTCATCGGTTTCCTCGCGCTGGTGTATGGCGCCGAGCAAACCGGCAACCCGCTGCTGACCCAGGCCGGCGCCAACCAGACGCTGTCGATTGAGCAAAGCGGCGGCAATATGGAAGGCAAGGAACTGCGCTTCGGCATCGCCGACAGCAGCTTGTTTATCGCCACCACCACCGCTGCCACTACCGGCTCGGTGAATGCCATGCACGACTCGCTGACACCCATGGGCGGCTTCGTGCCCCTGGCGCAGATGATGCTCAACTGCGTGTTCGGCGGTGACGGCGTTGGCTTTATCAACCTGATTCAGTACGCGCTGCTCACGGTGTTTCTGGTGGGCATGATGATCGGCCGCAGCCCGGAATTTCTCGGCAAGAAGATCGAAGCCCGGGAGATGAAACTGGTGATGCTCTCGGTGCTCGCGCACCCCATCAGCATCCTCGGTTTCACCGCCCTCGCCGCCCTCTGGCCGGGCACTCTGGCCAGCCTCAACAACCTCGGCCCCCACGGTTTCAGCGAGGTGCTGTACGCCTACACCTCGGGCACCGCCAACAACGGTTCGGCGTTTGCCGGGCTGAATGCCAACACGCCGTTTTTCAATACCACCATCGGCCTGGCGATGTTGATCGGACGCTTCTTCACCATGCTGCCGATGCTGGCCGTAGCCGGTTCCCTGGCGATGAAAAAAACCGTTCCGGCCGGCGCCGGCACCATCCCCACCGCGACGCCGCTGTTCATGCTGCTGGTGGTGTTCGTGGTGCTGGTGGTCGGTGGCTTGACCTTCCTGCCGGCGCTCGCGCTCGGCCCGCTGGTGGAGCAACTGCAGTTGCTGTCCGGCCAGACGTACAACTAA
- a CDS encoding M10 family metallopeptidase C-terminal domain-containing protein, giving the protein MLKQDRVKNGIYPNAGANTITLGTGANTVVYEQESDGSPARQDKIIGFKTGVDKLDVSHLWTYPPYMRFEVETNADGSTWVKGWSGADKSGPVPDKAPDFLLRADGAQRSDLILNAIGI; this is encoded by the coding sequence ATGTTAAAACAGGATCGGGTAAAAAACGGGATCTATCCTAACGCTGGGGCGAATACTATCACCTTGGGTACAGGCGCAAATACCGTCGTTTATGAGCAAGAGTCGGATGGCAGTCCAGCACGCCAGGATAAAATAATTGGGTTTAAAACGGGGGTGGATAAGCTGGATGTGAGTCATCTTTGGACTTACCCACCTTACATGCGCTTTGAAGTCGAAACAAACGCAGACGGGTCCACCTGGGTGAAGGGATGGTCGGGCGCTGATAAAAGTGGGCCGGTTCCTGATAAAGCCCCAGACTTTTTGCTACGTGCTGATGGCGCCCAAAGGAGCGACCTCATCTTAAATGCCATAGGTATTTAA
- the kdpC gene encoding K(+)-transporting ATPase subunit C, which produces MTTQSIFKGLLRPVLVSAVFFMLLTGLAYPAFTTVAAQLLFPYQASGSLIERDGLVIGSALIGQNFAKPEYFQGRPSMTLGADPQDPSKSISQPYNAGSSGASNLGPTSQKLLDQVAARAKAYRQDNGLATDAPVPVDAVTASASGLDPHISVANARLQLARVARLRHIPETDLLQLLNDHTAARTLGLLGEPRVNVLQLNLALDARQPSIAVSE; this is translated from the coding sequence ATGACGACTCAATCGATATTCAAAGGGCTGCTGCGCCCAGTGCTGGTGTCAGCGGTGTTTTTTATGCTGCTGACCGGGCTGGCGTACCCCGCGTTCACCACCGTGGCCGCGCAACTGTTATTCCCGTATCAGGCCAGTGGCTCGCTGATTGAACGCGACGGACTGGTGATCGGCTCGGCGTTGATCGGCCAGAACTTCGCCAAACCCGAGTACTTCCAGGGCCGCCCAAGCATGACCCTCGGCGCCGACCCGCAAGACCCGAGCAAGAGCATTTCGCAGCCGTACAACGCCGGTTCCAGCGGCGCCAGCAACCTCGGCCCGACCAGCCAGAAACTGCTGGACCAGGTCGCCGCACGTGCCAAGGCCTATCGCCAGGACAACGGCCTGGCCACCGACGCCCCGGTGCCGGTCGACGCGGTCACCGCCTCCGCCTCGGGACTGGACCCACACATCTCGGTGGCCAACGCCCGGCTGCAATTGGCGCGGGTCGCACGCTTGCGCCACATCCCTGAAACCGACCTGCTGCAACTGCTCAACGACCACACCGCCGCACGCACCCTCGGCCTGCTCGGCGAGCCACGGGTGAATGTGCTGCAACTCAACTTGGCGCTGGATGCGCGTCAGCCCTCTATTGCGGTCAGTGAGTAA
- a CDS encoding response regulator encodes MSTARILIVEDEANIRRFVGIALQDEGFQVFEADSVKRALIHAASRQPDLVIVDLGLPDGDGKQLISELRGWLAVPILVLSARDREEEKVAALDAGADDYLTKPFGVPELLARIRAQLRRHGQTGAVAATSKVAFGEIEVDLSTHEVWRQGQPVHLTPIEYRLLCAMIRGQSRVLTHRQLLLDVWGLDYVDRAHYLRVHMAHLRQKLETDPAQPKHFITELQVGYRLMGL; translated from the coding sequence ATGAGCACTGCACGCATTTTGATTGTTGAAGACGAAGCCAATATTCGCCGCTTTGTCGGGATAGCCCTGCAAGACGAGGGTTTTCAGGTATTCGAAGCCGACAGCGTCAAGCGCGCGTTGATCCATGCCGCCAGCCGCCAGCCGGACCTGGTGATCGTCGACCTCGGCCTGCCGGACGGCGATGGCAAACAACTGATCAGCGAATTGCGCGGCTGGCTGGCGGTACCGATCCTGGTGCTGTCGGCGCGTGATCGCGAAGAAGAAAAAGTCGCCGCGCTCGACGCCGGCGCGGATGATTACCTGACCAAGCCATTCGGCGTGCCCGAGCTGCTGGCGCGCATCCGCGCACAATTGCGCCGGCATGGGCAGACCGGCGCCGTGGCGGCCACCAGCAAGGTGGCGTTTGGCGAGATTGAAGTCGACCTGTCGACCCATGAGGTGTGGCGCCAGGGCCAGCCGGTGCACCTCACGCCCATCGAATACCGCCTGCTCTGCGCGATGATTCGCGGCCAGAGCCGAGTGCTGACGCATCGGCAATTATTGTTGGACGTGTGGGGGCTGGATTACGTCGACCGCGCCCACTATTTGCGCGTGCACATGGCGCATTTGCGGCAAAAGCTGGAAACGGACCCGGCGCAGCCAAAGCACTTTATTACCGAGTTGCAGGTGGGGTATCGGTTGATGGGTTTATAA